The DNA window ttttctgtaTAAGCATTCATATTCATTCGTATTAAAtgagatattttatttagaaagcAGACATTGAagcataaaaaatatatataacattaaaaaaataaagcatTAAACATAAGACATTTATTTGTCTGACAGTCAAAATGACAACTCATTTGAGGTGTTTAGTTTTCTTCCTTGATAATATGtaaccaattaaattaaaataatgattttttttagtcGTGCAACAAAACGAtgaattaaacattttaaatatgttgagatatttgattaaagattcTCTTTTTCTACTCCAACGTGAGGGTCATCAATTGTTGGAACTTTCATCTTTgtttataaaatgattagaatagACATATTTGCAGGACTCCTTTAACTTGTTAAAATTGAGggatttaattttcttttaggtatttttttatttaaattaaaaaaattaacattattataccGTTATTACTACATTTTAACTTAAGACATTTTTAGTggaattgatatttttttcgaCACGACTATTATTACTTGAGTTaccttaataattaagtttaaaaatttatttagttaagtCTAATTGAGGATGTTGGATTTGTTTGTGCACAAACTTTCCAACGGATAAGAAGTGGTTGGGTATCTTGTTCATTTTCTGGTTCTTACTCACGCATAACAATAATGTTTTGTCTAAGGCTAACAATTATAATTTGTCGTGGTAGTACTCTATTCGAATTACCCCGGGGTTTGACTGGCAGTTGACCGAGGAATGGGACGAGACTGATATTTTTATCTCCATCCCAATTTAATTACGATTCTGCCCGAACACAAATACAAAtgaacacaattaaatatataacatcgctaataaatttatttaatctttttagtttataagaatttgaagtttatttgtatgtaattatttaatttactgtttaaattttatagaaTATAGTATACATGATACCATACGTGGATTATCTGAAACCGAATAGAACGTggatagtataaaaataatttctagaATTAAATTAGGCGGGATAGTAAATGCAATCTTTGCCTAGAATAGTTACATTGCCATCCATAGATGGTGATGTTTTCAATTAAGGTGAGGTCGAGAGATTAATCATTAGCTTCATTTTCATGATTTTGGTTTAGGTTCAATTGATCTCCTTAGCATCTCTATATTAAAGTGAGGTCAAGACGTTTATCATTAGCTTCATTTTCATGATTTTGGTTTAGGTTCAATGGATCTCCTTAACATCTCTATAAGGGATATTATTGACCTTTTATATAACCTCTAAAGTTTGTTAAGGTCCAAAATATccaataagtaatattagacatACCCCTTTAGTCTTTAATTTTCTGTGGTCCTCAATTATCATCTAAACATACATTTCTACattcaaaaacattatttaataaatcataaaaaatcgTTGAGTAAAGAAAAAGTTATTCATATTATTTGCTTCATTTCACCTTTATTATCCTCTTATTAAGCTTTATTTACTGTTTAatccaaaccaaaccaaaccaatctAAATATCAAATTGAATCGGCTAAATTGAATTTATGGTTTTATTTATCAATCTGATTTCAACGATTCAGTTTGTCTGTTCAACACCACTGAAATCGTTTTTCGACCAAATGTTTTACAAGTAATATTTACATAATACGggaataaaaattgaattttaaactGACAACAACGATAATTAAcgtattataattatttggtcATAACACATTTAAACTAACAATAATAAGAGAATATTATGAActtaaaatgtaaattattacaaatattaactATGATTAGTCGacaaatttaattcatactcTACTTATTTTGAGTGTGAtgtttaataactttttttttttataataatgttgCTGATTTGAAAATTAGGCTAATAATCCATAACTGTTTTAAACAAtcttattcataatatttgtatttatttatatacacaaATATGTGTAAGttgttattgatatatttatatatatatatatatatataatttattttaataaatttgttaattgatcAAATCGATTAAATCAACCAAACATGTTTTCTAACTGTTAAAATTGAACCGATTAAACCGACAAACTGACGGTTTGAAATTTATTAGATCGACGTCAACGATTTGGATGTGCATCTCGATTAATAAAACCAATCAATGGAACCGATTCTATCTTTACTTTTATACAtttaccaattttttaaaaagacctaataactcaaatttttataaccttttattaaataagtagattatttaaataactcaaattcaaACAAGGCAATACTAtggttaaattttgaattatttgagatttttattgattttcttttaaaattttgtttactgaaaaaataaattatttaattttttaattgattgaattattataaaagtaaaatattttgatagaaaagttaattaattaaatagttaaaaaaagataataaaaagatttttataaaaaaaaaactaaaaaacctGAACATCATACAAACTCTTAGCCcaaaaacttgtttgatattggattttgagattttagtccaaaattcaatattttcctatttttatttcattctatCTTATAATTcgtattttatcaatttaaatatcaaaatatttttatttaatatattatctctCATATTTCTATCTCAtctatttaaaagttaaaataattattaaacttaaaattaatctaaaaaatgtaagttaagcaaaagttttatccaaaatctaaataaaattaaaaaaaattccaaaatcaaacaaagaaaATTTTGGTTAAAAACTGATATATATGgtgattttaataaataattattatatatttcaattattgtcTAATCaacttgtaaaaaaaataaaagtaaatttaaatatttttttggtatagaaattttaatttataatataaaagtattctttgaattattattcaaatgtgtgatattaatttaatatctattttatcttattatgttcaattttttttatatgtattatacTTCTAATTATTTAAGGCCTGGTTCGGttagggttatttaaataacctagcTCATTCAAACATCTTTTCACTCTCAttctcatcaatcaaatcactcaactcattatccaaaatattaaaataccctttattttaaattactatttattattttattattatatatcaataccttttaagtaattttaccaaaaatattctcatctcttcaaaatcatcaccaatcattactcaTTTTCACCCTCTAGGTTATTACCCTAACCcaaatccaaacaaggcctaaggtGATTATTTTGAGTacgtaaataataattttttgaaaaaatatttaaaatgtattaatatatatatatatatataaagtttaaaataaaaaatattttgtgttttgattaatgaattgagtgatttaATAGATGagagaaagaataaaataatatttgattggtAAAATAATCCAGAATAAACTCTACTTAATTTTGAATACACATGTATAACTCATctaattcaataaattatgTACAAATAACATTTCTGATTTTCACAtgtataattcaaaataactatattaatttttattgagaTTCAAAACTTAATCTAgagtatataatataaatattttaacaatttaatttgttttaattatatttatagtataaatatatatttttaaatattattttgctaAGTATATTAGTATTTAGTTGagagaaatattaaaattaaatcgaCAAATTTTccattaatcattttaaatttttaatatatactgATTTATTTGTCTTTCTaatctatttaataatttagtgttaaattagttatttaaaataagtataatattaaccatattttaattttatttagttctcattaatttagttgatcatttgtatttttacaaatataaattatttaatttttgtaattttattaaagttatagtttaaataaaaaataatattttttaattgattgcATCACAAGACGGATAGATGAGAAAAGAGAGTCGGTTAGTATTTAGGTGAGAGAAAtattaaaactttgtttaatcataataacacgtttttgattaatatttgtcaaatactaaatattttaataaattattattttcttttcaaaccCAATAAATTCTTGACACTTATTTGATCTAGATAATTACAACATATagatttacatttttttatatatatattattgagttagagataaagaataattttctttttctctttagaatcaaatatttatttgacttatgtatttatgaaatcttgaaagagataaatactcaaattttatttactatatatatgctatttattaaaatggattataaaataaaattactaattttatccATAATTTACTACTTTATATGAAATGAAACattatttgacatttttaaaagTGATATTTGACTGGATTTATcaagttaatttttttctttctttcttagaTAAAGATTACATGTAATCTTTGGCTCGGAGAGAATTGAATAATTTGGATTTTaactcattaaataaaataaaaaaataaaatctgagatattaatattaattttaattataaaataatattaataatttctcttttataaatttaaacattaaatatatgaacgagaataattaattctattaaccaaacattttttttttttatcaattttatgcATTTTTATTCTACACATCTATTAATCACATTTTTATTCTCATCCTCTTAGGGttatattacatattaattaatttatttattaatatatatatatttatttttttaaatcaatttttttattattatttgatataaaaatttatcataaaaatcactttttattatttttttcacttaatttttttaatataattaattaattttcttctgtcaaattaaaatataatattctaatttttcactttactaatttttaaaagtgtGTTGGATTATGATGATATTAATTAAAGTCAATATactagttttcaaataaccctatttgctatatcaattttttactaaaattaacttttttattttgtagaacatgttaggtaaaaaaaaagttaataaatttcttttagtaatttaatctaaaaagttaacaattttttttttatcaactctCTACCAAATAAAGTTGACATAtgcttattttaatataaaattaaaataaatttcattttttttgattttaacaattaaaaaaaagtatatgagaaatgatgaaatattaaatttgaaataatcttttaatttgGTCAACAAGTTATTAATGACATAAGGCTTACACTTATACTTACATCACCCACCCAATATTTCTTCCTTAAATAGGTTCAGTCGTTTCTATCGTCTAGAAAATCACTGGACCCACCATTCTTTCTTTCGCTCAAGTTTGAACTTTCATACCATTCTTTCTTCATTCATAGTCTCTCTCCCTACTAGATATATAATTGTGGATAGCTTTTCTTCCTCACATCGTTCTCCCCGTCTATCTTTGtttatctctttctctctcacacacaaaCAAACAGACACAAATCCATGGAACAGAGCAAATCACCTCATGTAGTCCTGTTACCAACACCAGGGATGGGTCATCTCATCCCACTTGTCGAACTCGCCAAACGACTGGTCCATCTCCATGATTTCTCCGCCACCTTCATAATTCCCGGCGACGCCCCGATCTCCAAAGCCCAGCAAGTTTTCCTTGAAGATCTTCCAAATGGAGTCAATTATCATCTTCTACCTCTAGCTAACACCGACGATTTACCCCCAGATGCTAAAATTGAGACCCGAATGTGCGTCATGCTTAACCGGTCCTTACCGTTCATACGTGAATCCCTCAAATCTCTACTTTCAGAGAATCAGGTTGTAGCTTATGTTGCTGATTTATTCGGATTTGAATCTTTGGAAGTCGCAAAGGAATTGGGTATTTCTCCATACATGTTTTTTCCTTCCACCGCTATGCTTCTCtctcttattctttatttaCCGGAGTTGGACAAGAAAGTCACCTGCGAATACAGGGAGATGACCGAACCGGTTCTAATCCCGGGTTGTATTCCTCTTCATGGAAGGGATCTCTTGGACCCGGTTCAGGACAGGAAGAACGATGCTTATAGGCATCTTCTTTCAGCCGAGAAGAAGTATAAATTGGCTGAAGGAATCATGGTGAATACCTTCAACGATCTGGAATCTACCGTTATAAAGACCTTACAATCAAATGAGGAGACTCCTGCAATTTACCCTGTTGGACCGCTGGTGAGGATGGAGATCGGTTCAGTTAAAGATCTTGAAGGGTCAGAGTGTTTGGACTGGTTAGACACACAACCGCCCGGTTCGGTTCTTTTCGTGTCGTTCGGTAGCGGTGGGACTCACACCCATGCTCAGATGACCGAGTTGGCTCACGGGTTGGAACTGAGCGAGCAACGGTTCATATGGGTCGCGAGAAGTCCTAGCAACGGAGTGGCGGATGCGAATTATTTCAGTGTTCATAGCCAGAACGATCCATTAGCCTTTTTGCCCGAAGGGTTCGTGGATAGGGTTAAGGGTCGGGGACTAGTGTTACCGTCGTGGGCCCCGCAAGCTTTGGTACTGAGTCACGAGTCGACAGGAGGGTTCTTGACTCATTGCGGTTGGAATTCGACACTTGAGAGTGTGGTGAACGGTGTGCCTTTGATCGCGTGGCCATTGTACGCGGAACAAAGGATGAATGCGGTTATGTTGACCGAGGATCTCAAAGTGGCATTGAGGGCGGATGGAAACGATGATAATAAGTTGATCGGACGTGATGAGATTGGACGGGTGGTGAAAGCCTTGATGCAAGGGGAAGAAGGGAAAGAAATTCGAAACCGAATGAAGGATTTGAAGGAGGCCGCGGTTAGGGTTTTGAGCGAGGATGGTTCTTCGGCGAAAATGCTAGAGAATGTAGCCAAGAAATGGAAGGCGTCCAAGATCATTGGTTAATCATGATGATATAATGTATGaacctttttaaaataaataatgatgacATTATGATATTTGTTATTGTAACTTTTTAGGCTAAAGATTTATGATGATGTTCTTTATGTTCGTGTGgccatttttctttttctttttatgtctaatgtttttatgaaaagtATGAATAATGATAAATCAATTATATCCATGTAGAAAATTTTCATCTATTGCTAGTTATCTATtttctcaataaatttaaaaaattggtttgtTTAAATCTTTTGCCAATGAAAAACATGAGCTCAAGAAGTTAATGTTTGGAATAATCTaggtataaaaattataatataaaaaaacaagataacttacaaaagaaaaataatgaataggggcaaaatgataattttagtGGCGGTGGTTAGcaggaaaaaaacaaaatgtgtCACATTGAGGATGTTTGCtttatttagtattattattaataattttttttctgtaTAAGTTTATTGTCAAATGTCAATTACATCTCTTAAGTGGGAAGAAGACTTATTTCCAAGGTGGGGGAGACActttatattttgatgataatgGTAGTGAAAAAGTTTTGTAATGCCcatctgaaaaaaataaatattttatagctacattaaattattcaattaaataagaaaatataaataatattttttttggaaaatacttctttattttgttaattatttaatttaaatgggataatattttcaaatttaactttTGTTCcccttaattttaaatttatttttgaaatatttatttttctttgtcaAGTACTTTTattagcaaaaataaataaataaatataaagtaccTTTATTTAAGCTATATTACGAATTTCAGTCAGTTTACTTTTAGACTTAAGATTTAGAAGAGTTAATAAAGCGACGGTGAAGTTTTTAAAGCGTCGGCATATGTGATTGTATTTTGAGAggagaaaattatatatgtgaTATTATTGTAGTGACTATTCTTTAGTTATTTATATTGTCTTAGgattataattcaataataaaaatatcaaaataggGTGTAATGTGATTAATAGTGATAGGTTGGTTACATGGTTAGTGCATAATGTTTAAAGTGAGAGTATGTATTAGTTGATAATGACGAGTGACATGGAGTAAAATGCACAATGTGTGAGTAGAAGGTGATCGTTAATATTGACGAGTTGCGGATGGAGCATAATATTCAAAGTGAGGTTATGAGATGATCGATATGTGTAACCCTTAGAAAAAACTCGAGGCtcgagaaatttcaacatcggtttgtgtgtcaagaatatatttttaatacaatattattttaaaagatttataaaaatatgtttttgacagttttaaaattaattataacaataattaactttaatgataaaatttaaataatcttttagatttaaaataatcaaattataatttgtgtaaagaaataaatattttaaattaatttaaagattatttatttgatgaaagagtcgccaattgattttcagtttaaaatcaataaaacgttttgtatacatatataaacatttatttgacTAAAGATTCTTTTAAGTTCGATATTTGGTGATACTTaggaaagggctttcgcactATATCTTCCGTACCCGTTAAagaacggtctctactttatacaatcttaattttaaaaaaaaaatagttttattacattttatttaaccaattattcttcaagTCCTAAACATGCACatatttttcttgcatttaaaattataaaataatatttaaatgctggtacctGCTATCGAGAAAGGTACCAGAAAATATCAGTTTAAGgcgttagaatttaaaaataaatccaaacgggcctttatcaaaatatttttttatgaaaatattctaaaaatattttgaaattgttttccattttttctTCTGATTTTTAGAAGATGATTTGTatcttttaaattgaaaaaaacaattttcaaaattaaaataaccagATGGGCCATAGGACCGATCCTCTTGGTCGAGGATGTCGACCCCTTGGTCACGAGCGTTGGACTATCGGTCGAGGCTAAGATCCCTCGGTCGAGTGCAGGGAAGCTCTCGGTCAAGGTGTGGAGAGTCCTCGGTCGAGGCTAAGATTAATCGGTCGGGTGCGGGGAGTTCTCGGTTGAGGTTAGAAATCTTTTATCGGGTGCTGCGGAGTTCTCAATCGGGGCAAAAATCCTCGGTCAAAAACCATTTCAGGATTGTTTTCTCAGTCAAAAATCAAGCCCAAACTAAAAATCCCGCAGTCGGGTGTAGGGGAGGGTTCAATTTTCTCGGTCAGAAATCGAACCCAAGTCGAACCCTTAGTCGGACTTTAAGAACATCAAAATGCatgtttgatgattttgacTAGGGCCTTTATCCTTCAATCCAAATGCACGGGGAGCTTCGCCTGACCTCAAAGATTGTTTATAACATCATCCCGACGCATCATTCGATAATGTAAGAAGCTTACCAATAACTTCTTTATACCttataagattaaataaaaccaaaacatgaacactaatTGTTCATTTTAACCCATTCaagaactgaaatttttatttttataaaaaagttagtttttgatcaaacatgatcgggattgCTTGAAATTGGTCTAGGTATACCCTTAACATCCTTAGAAATGTGTTGGTAAGGTTTTGGGTCACTATTCAAGAACATAAAcccgattttgaaaattttcaaaatcaaatttgggtactTTTGATTTGGATCGATTGATTCAAATTAGTTTCGacaaaaaatttgtaaaagatcTAAAGATCGTTTTCCaattaagaaattgaataaCAAGCAATATATAAAACTAGTCGAACTGagatataaaaatttcaattcataAGTTGAATTACAACGTGATTGGAAGCTTGTAGTGAGTTAGAGAACACTCCTAAACTCTTTTAGCAATTTTATGATTACCCAGAATCGAGCCTTAGAGCCTTATACAAAATTTCGAAATGTTCAAGAAAAGCGTGAAAATTTATTAGCATATTTCGTATGGAGTGAATTGAGAGCTTGGGATTCTAATTCTTCCATTTGGTTTGCCTAAAGGGAGTTTTTTATAGTCTCCCAAGGTCGGTTGATCGATCAAGTAGATCAAATTTCAGATAAAacgtcattaatgacttttgtctGTTCTTTATCCAACTTGATCATCTAGGTGATGATGAAGCCTATGATCGtatgtgaaatgatcaccatcttaaggtgatcatttcagcccTTGAAGCATCCGATTTGGTTGAGTATCGACCAAGTTCTactttaaaaattcaaaagtttCGGACGAACATCATTGTTGTTCTTCGCAAGGAAGAAGACAATCAAAAGGTGAAACGTTGTTGTTTTGGGCTAAAATGCGAACGCCTATGTGTTCTGTCAACGTTCCTTCAACGCTTTGTTGCGTCTAAGCATTCGGGCTAACGACGTTGAGGCGTGTGTTTGTTGATCCACTACTTTACGAACGTGTGTCTCTTTCGTTGCAGCGGGCCATGCGACTAACTACTGGGCGTCAAATGAGATTCCAGCATTCATCCGATGGCTGTAGGGTCTGTTGTACTGAATTCTCCCAATTTTGGCTACAACAGATCATGATCCTTTTTCAGCCTTAtggcttgtttgaaattgatttttctttcatccctTTCGCCTTATTTTCaacctataaaatataaaaaatattttaaatagaaaaaatatatttttgcctacttattatatatatatatattatatttttggggctttataaataattaatttggaacaaaatggatacaatatttatcctaaTATAACCTACCAAGGCAGTCTAATGGTAAAAGTCGACTTAAGTGACCAAAATATCATGGGTTCGTTTTCATCTGCAAACGCTTTGAATGGAAGCGGGGAGCCATGATTGTagggtgtcatgttagttctcctttattaaaaaaacatttatcctaaattatttatttaatttctatggatcctttaaaattaatttgagatacattgttttttctcaaattattttatttatttttcttggcctttattttaattaattggggtttaattactataataattattccaattaatttttaatcatgtttttacttttattttaattatcttgaatttatttattcaaaatatttatcttaatatttataaattgggtaggtAATATTTTAGTACTTATAATATGACTTGTAGGTGATGGTCATTAATGTCAAATCGGTTggacataatttcattttaggATAAAGTCGGTAATGTTGAGTCACTTGAGGCAACATACATTTTTAAGTGTAGCCAAAAAGTAAAATACGAGATtctatcaattatatattcattaagatatcaagaattttaaattaagataattgtaataattttggttaaattattgtatttgtaagtactaaaaatttatatacctaatttataaaattaaaatagttattttgatatatttttaaataaataaaatcaaaataattaacttaaggccaaaacctaattaaaaaaataattagattaattattgtggtaattaaaatttaattaattaagaaaaatgatcaaaaacacaaaataaaattatttgggataaatgttgtaatcattttatcttaaaataattataaaaaattaagggattaaaataaataatttaggataaaatgaggtacccatttcatccctaaaaattatttatttaaccttaaaatataaaaaaaaaattgacaaaatatttgtcatacttattttcaatattttgtgtattttaaaagaaaaattaaagtcaagagggtgaaagaaaaatcaattaaaaaaaacccttaaagttttaatttaaaaataaataattaatcgtgTGTAGCCGAAACTCGGAATGAAAGCTACAACCGAAACCACATCCGCTAGATGGGCGCTGGATTGTCATCCAACTCCCCAGAAGGGCCCACGTAGCTCATTGTAACCAAAAGAATGCATGCCTGATCATTGACGAAACCGAACATAATGCTATGCGTTCGCATTTTCCCTCAAAATGGCGTCGTTTTGCGCTTGGTTCGTCTTCCTCACCGCGATCGTCGGAGGGATAATGACTTttcttatctttaatttttcaaagatggaacccATTCGTTAGTCAATCTTTCCAGCTGATTCGAAAGGTAAAACATTGGTAAAAAAACACCGTAAACTGATCAATACTAACCTCCTTAGTCCTTACAAATCGGTATAAGACAATACCGATTGGATATAGACCAATAACTCTCAATCGACAGAAACTTTCTCGGTGTTACCTTATTAGGTAACGCTGATTAGTAGATGACCAATCGTTGAAGTCTATATCGATTGGTTAATAGACCAATCACTACTTTCCCACTAgcctatagcgattggtcaAACCAATCGATATAGGCCGGTGGGGAAGTAGCAATTGGTCTATTAACCAATCGTTAAGGGATGATTGGGAAGTAGCGATTTGTTTATTAACCAATTGGTATAGACTAGTTGGCGAGACACTGATTG is part of the Impatiens glandulifera chromosome 1, dImpGla2.1, whole genome shotgun sequence genome and encodes:
- the LOC124918933 gene encoding hydroquinone glucosyltransferase-like, with amino-acid sequence MEQSKSPHVVLLPTPGMGHLIPLVELAKRLVHLHDFSATFIIPGDAPISKAQQVFLEDLPNGVNYHLLPLANTDDLPPDAKIETRMCVMLNRSLPFIRESLKSLLSENQVVAYVADLFGFESLEVAKELGISPYMFFPSTAMLLSLILYLPELDKKVTCEYREMTEPVLIPGCIPLHGRDLLDPVQDRKNDAYRHLLSAEKKYKLAEGIMVNTFNDLESTVIKTLQSNEETPAIYPVGPLVRMEIGSVKDLEGSECLDWLDTQPPGSVLFVSFGSGGTHTHAQMTELAHGLELSEQRFIWVARSPSNGVADANYFSVHSQNDPLAFLPEGFVDRVKGRGLVLPSWAPQALVLSHESTGGFLTHCGWNSTLESVVNGVPLIAWPLYAEQRMNAVMLTEDLKVALRADGNDDNKLIGRDEIGRVVKALMQGEEGKEIRNRMKDLKEAAVRVLSEDGSSAKMLENVAKKWKASKIIG